The following are encoded together in the Zingiber officinale cultivar Zhangliang chromosome 8A, Zo_v1.1, whole genome shotgun sequence genome:
- the LOC122011235 gene encoding TPD1 protein homolog 1B-like, with protein MKSDSSRLFATAIPAVMLLVLFAFVFYLPQVQADCSIWDMEVNQTLNEWVGRIPVFQVVVRNLCNIPDGCPLGNIHMTCGDFNTSLPVDPLKFRLLSFNDCLLVDGGDTYGGDVIFFKYAHPGRYPMTISSVTCFPKDP; from the exons ATGAAAAGTGATTCTAGTCGGCTTTTCGCGACGGCAATTCCGGCGGTTATGCTCCTGGTCCTCTTCGCCTTTG TGTTTTATCTTCCACAGGTTCAAGCTGACTGCAGCATTTGGGACATGGAAGTGAATCAGACACTGAACGAGTGGGTGGGGAGGATTCCAGTGTTCCAAGTGGTGGTGCGCAACCTCTGTAACATCCCCGACGGCTGTCCGTTGGGGAACATCCACATGACCTGCGGTGATTTCAACACGTCCCTCCCCGTCGATCCACTTAAATTCCGACTCCTCAGCTTCAATGACTGCCTCCTCGTGGACGGCGGCGATACTTACGGCGGCGATGTAATCTTCTTCAAATATGCCCACCCCGGGCGCTACCCCATGACCATCTCCAGTGTCACGTGCTTTCCCAAGGATCCCTAA